Part of the Anopheles coluzzii chromosome 3, AcolN3, whole genome shotgun sequence genome is shown below.
GTACAGCATGCCGGTAACGAATATAAGCCCACAGCCGAACAGGCTGCCCAAGCCCAGGCACAGGATCACCGGCGGGATGGAGATACTAAAAtttgaaaccaaaaaaaagcgtacatcaataaaagaaaagcattCCTTCCTCGCCGTACTTACATGCAGTAGAGCGCGGCCCGGTTCCAGTACGGCCGCTGGTCGGccttctctgccgcctgctgcACATAGTCGATGAAGATAAAGCAACACGGTGCCTCTATCGCCAGCACCACGAACCCGGCCAGTATCTGCAGGATGCCGCCGACCAGGCACCCAACATCACCGAGCAGTATGCCGATGCAGTTGTACAGCCCGAACAGGATGGCAACTAAAAGGAAGGGGGTGAGAGGATCGATCAGAAAGTGGTTTTGTAACATGCAAAAACATTGCTTTTTTATCTTCAATTAGTCCACTGTGTccgttcaattaaaaataataataataataataataataataataataataataaataatgcgTTTTAACAGTAATGTATGGATTTTAAAGCGAGTGAGTTCAATAGCACACGACTTCATTTGCTTAACTGTAGCGTGACTATTCCGGATATCTGTTTTTTCCTCTTATCAGTGGCAGCATACGGCTTTGCGGATGATGTTTTCAGTTCAAAATACAGTAAACGCCCTTCAGACTGTAAATACAGTCCACAATATTTGCCTGCACACGGTGGTACACATTAGTacaaaattaatattaatatttgcATCGAATAGCCGGATTAAATTGTTATCAATAAACAATCATTTTTGCTGCAATTCGTATGTACGCATGTTTGTATGGATAATAAATAATTGTGCTGTGTGCCTCAACTTTGTGACGTACTGTGCGTATCCTGTTGCTTGGATTCTGTTGCAATTTGAATTGCAACGATTGGCTGTTGTAAggatatataaaaaaaactgcattcgCGCGCTCTCCAGCCCATCGAGCACAGCATCCTGTTCTCCCTCTCAAGCTGTACtattttctccccccccccccccacccatgTTGTGTCCTGTCCCCTTGCCgtagtgtttgtatcaattaCATAATAACCTTCAGGCGGGTTGAGATGATAAAGTCCTTCCTATTAGCACTGGTAGGAGGAAAGGCGATATTGCCAACCAGCCAGGATGTTGcgaactaacaaaaaaaaggataacacaccccacacacacgcacacacatacacttcgATACAGCGTGTATTCACGTAAGAGAGGGGTAGCTTTTCGCCCGCGCCCCCAAAAGTAGACCTCTCCACACACAGTGACACgaatgcgcgcacacacacacacacttattgAAAGGCTCTCCGCACCAACACACATCACATCTTTTGCTGCTCTCGGTTGTACTCCACCGCGGAGGGGTGTAGCGCGTATACGGAGGAATTCTCTTCGCCTCGCTAGACACGCGCGTTCACTTTCTTCTCACTAGCTTTTTTATGGGTGGCTAGATTTTCCACCAGAAACAAGTGAAAACTCCACTCGCAATGCCAAAACACGGCGCGAAGAGGGAGGGAAAGGGAGAGACACGTATAGGAAAGTAATCCATAGTTTTTGCACACAACGGAGAAGTGGCAGGAACGGTGGTCACATAAAATCGCGGTTGGTCCGGAACGGGATTTAATTCGTTCGCTTGATTTTCACACTCCATGCATTATCACTTCGAGGGCTTCAGTTTCTTCTCTCGgattacacgcacacacatatacacacacgcgcg
Proteins encoded:
- the LOC120956006 gene encoding calcium channel flower isoform X3, whose product is MSFAERLTTLMARPGQDNVPRDDVPWHLKYGGRAAGIVGGFFAILFGLYNCIGILLGDVGCLVGGILQILAGFVVLAIEAPCCFIFIDYVQQAAEKADQRPYWNRAALYCIISIPPVILCLGLGSLFGCGLIFVTGMLYGMMALGKKASLEDMRAAATTSAGASSSAEQGNAHRPRTIV